A region from the Mucilaginibacter sp. CSA2-8R genome encodes:
- a CDS encoding beta-galactosidase: MKVSVSQLISVVSGMLLMAGSLGAQAQAKHTFALGNTDFMLDGKPLQMISGEMHCARIPREYWRDRMKMAKAMGLNTIGTYVFWNANEPVKGQFDFTGNNDIAAFVKMAKEEGLWVVLRPSPYACAEWEFGGYPWWLLKDSTLKVRSTDPKFLSAYTNYINHLAKQLVPLQVTHGGNILLVQIENEYGSYSDDKNYLDLNRKIFRDAGFDGVLFTCDGETQMPKGYLPGYLPAVNGLEDPAKVKELINKYHNGKGPYYIAEWYPGWFDHWGDKHARTDAAQAAKTLDQILGAGVSINMYMFHGGTTRGFMNGANMGRNEPYAPQVSSYDYDAPLDEAGNATDKYYKFRDVIARHLPAGQKLPDVPAKKPTIAISNIKLSAYADVFDNLPKPVTAKKPICFEDLDQAYGFVLYRTQISNNGLLKLKELRDYAIVYLNGKQIATLDRRLKQDSLQLSNVPVNATLDILVENNGRINYGPYLADNRHGITQAVMLDGQEVFDWKMYRLPFADLGKFAYKMQPVTAMHPTLFKGTFNLSKLADTYLDMSGFGKGFVFLNGHNLGKYWQIGPQQTLYVPAGWLKKGMNEVVVFDELKVGHQMLQALNHAVLDRKM; this comes from the coding sequence GTGAAGGTATCTGTAAGCCAACTGATTTCTGTAGTAAGCGGCATGCTGTTAATGGCCGGTAGCCTGGGCGCACAAGCGCAGGCTAAGCACACTTTTGCCTTAGGCAATACCGACTTTATGTTGGACGGCAAGCCGCTGCAAATGATATCGGGCGAAATGCATTGCGCACGTATTCCGCGTGAGTACTGGCGCGACCGCATGAAAATGGCTAAAGCCATGGGGCTGAATACGATAGGTACCTACGTTTTCTGGAATGCGAACGAACCTGTAAAAGGACAATTTGACTTTACCGGCAACAACGATATTGCTGCCTTTGTAAAAATGGCGAAAGAAGAAGGTTTGTGGGTGGTGCTGCGGCCAAGCCCGTACGCCTGTGCCGAATGGGAGTTTGGCGGTTACCCCTGGTGGCTGCTTAAAGACAGCACCTTAAAAGTTAGAAGCACCGACCCTAAATTCTTATCAGCCTATACCAACTACATCAATCATCTGGCTAAACAACTGGTGCCATTGCAGGTAACGCATGGTGGCAACATTTTGCTGGTACAGATTGAGAACGAATACGGCTCTTACAGTGATGATAAAAACTATCTCGACCTCAACCGTAAAATATTCCGCGATGCAGGGTTTGATGGGGTGCTTTTTACCTGCGATGGCGAGACGCAGATGCCCAAAGGCTACCTGCCGGGTTACCTGCCTGCCGTAAATGGTTTAGAAGACCCTGCAAAGGTTAAAGAATTAATAAATAAATATCATAACGGTAAAGGGCCGTATTATATAGCCGAATGGTATCCGGGATGGTTTGACCATTGGGGCGATAAACACGCCCGTACAGATGCTGCGCAGGCCGCAAAAACGCTCGACCAGATTTTAGGGGCAGGCGTGTCTATCAATATGTATATGTTTCATGGCGGTACTACCCGCGGTTTTATGAACGGGGCCAACATGGGCAGAAACGAGCCCTATGCCCCTCAGGTATCCAGTTATGATTATGATGCTCCTTTGGATGAGGCCGGTAATGCGACTGACAAGTATTATAAGTTCCGGGACGTTATTGCCAGGCATTTACCGGCGGGGCAAAAGCTGCCTGATGTGCCTGCCAAAAAGCCAACCATAGCCATCAGCAATATTAAGCTGAGTGCTTACGCTGATGTGTTTGATAATTTGCCCAAGCCGGTTACCGCCAAAAAGCCAATATGCTTTGAGGATTTAGATCAGGCCTACGGCTTTGTACTTTACCGTACGCAAATAAGCAACAACGGTTTGTTAAAGTTAAAAGAACTAAGAGATTATGCCATTGTATACCTCAACGGTAAGCAGATAGCCACCCTCGACCGCCGCTTAAAGCAAGACTCCTTACAGCTGAGTAACGTGCCGGTCAACGCTACACTGGATATACTGGTAGAAAATAACGGCCGGATCAACTACGGGCCTTACCTGGCCGATAACCGCCACGGTATTACCCAAGCGGTTATGCTGGATGGGCAGGAGGTTTTTGACTGGAAGATGTACCGTTTGCCGTTTGCTGATTTAGGCAAATTTGCTTATAAAATGCAACCGGTTACTGCAATGCATCCAACCTTATTTAAAGGCACCTTTAACCTAAGCAAACTGGCAGATACTTACCTTGACATGAGCGGGTTTGGGAAAGGTTTTGTGTTTTTAAACGGGCACAACTTGGGTAAATACTGGCAAATCGGTCCGCAACAAACTTTGTATGTACCTGCGGGCTGGTTAAAAAAGGGGATGAATGAAGTGGTAGTTTTTGACGAATTGAAAGTTGGTCACCAAATGTTGCAGGCTTTAAACCATGCCGTTTTAGACCGAAAAATGTAA
- a CDS encoding ROK family protein yields the protein MSQNISALVNNAKAIKCLYYNEALSSSDISSYIGKSIPHAIKVLNELIKEGYVIEKGYASSSGGRKPLQYSLIPDTHYIVSVAVSQFYIQIGILDMNNRFVADIVQHKLELYNLKADNLITEIEKYIAQSGIDNSKILGIGVTMPGFIDPVKGINYTHLDCKDVSLVDYMQQALSLPVFIENDSTAIALGEQKFGAAMYQDDAMVINLGWGIGLGMIVNGEIFRGHSGLAGEFSHIPLIKNGKLCKCGKHGCLETEASLIAIISKANEEIAQGQRSSLANYPTIDADAIINEAVKGDMLSVKLISEAAYHIGQCLAILIHIMNPAIIIFSGKASVIGRLWMAPIQQAINEHCIPRLAAYTELVISNLNSKAQLIGGAVLVVENIGKLLGDKIEALNKELDINQ from the coding sequence ATGTCGCAAAACATATCTGCTTTGGTAAACAACGCCAAGGCGATTAAATGTCTTTACTATAATGAAGCGCTTTCAAGTTCCGATATAAGTAGTTATATAGGAAAAAGCATTCCGCATGCCATCAAAGTACTTAACGAATTAATTAAAGAAGGGTACGTGATTGAGAAAGGTTATGCCAGCTCCAGCGGCGGCCGTAAACCTTTACAATACTCACTAATACCAGATACGCACTACATTGTATCGGTAGCTGTAAGCCAGTTTTATATCCAGATTGGTATACTGGATATGAACAATCGTTTTGTGGCCGACATTGTTCAGCACAAACTGGAGCTTTACAACTTAAAGGCGGACAACCTGATTACCGAAATTGAAAAGTATATAGCTCAGTCGGGGATAGACAACAGTAAAATATTAGGCATTGGCGTAACCATGCCCGGTTTTATAGACCCGGTAAAAGGTATCAACTATACCCATCTTGATTGCAAGGATGTATCGCTGGTTGATTATATGCAGCAGGCACTTTCGCTGCCTGTATTTATCGAAAACGACTCGACCGCTATTGCCTTAGGCGAGCAAAAGTTTGGAGCTGCCATGTACCAGGATGATGCCATGGTAATTAATTTGGGCTGGGGTATAGGCTTGGGTATGATTGTAAACGGCGAAATTTTTAGAGGGCACAGCGGTTTGGCCGGCGAGTTTAGCCATATCCCCTTAATTAAAAACGGTAAACTCTGCAAATGCGGCAAGCATGGCTGTTTAGAAACAGAAGCATCCCTGATTGCCATCATCTCAAAAGCTAATGAAGAGATTGCACAAGGGCAACGCAGTAGTTTAGCCAATTACCCGACCATTGATGCCGATGCCATTATTAACGAGGCCGTTAAAGGCGATATGCTTTCAGTAAAACTGATATCGGAGGCAGCCTATCACATCGGGCAGTGCCTGGCTATCCTTATTCACATCATGAACCCGGCTATTATTATTTTTAGTGGCAAGGCTAGCGTAATTGGCCGGTTATGGATGGCGCCTATACAGCAGGCTATTAATGAACATTGCATACCTCGTTTGGCAGCCTACACCGAGCTGGTGATATCAAACCTAAACAGCAAAGCACAGTTAATAGGCGGCGCCGTGCTGGTGGTAGAAAATATTGGCAAATTGCTGGGCGATAAAATTGAGGCATTAAATAAAGAACTGGACATCAATCAATAA
- a CDS encoding glycoside hydrolase family 2 TIM barrel-domain containing protein: protein MAILLTAKAQTSVELNSGWKCAAIKEVNVDGTAISKANYNVTGWMAATVPGTVLTTLLNNHKVPDPFYGMNNERIKDIFYTGRDYYTYWFVNNFKAATPQSGGQVYLNLRGINYSCDVFVNGHKLNSKTHYGMFLRQSYNITSVLDPSGNNRLAVVVYPPDPVGNPNGGQGGDGRIGKNVGLQYTAGWDWIQPMRDRNTGIWDKVTVQTTGKVKINNPHVVTLVPGVRKVGGVQQPAIIKASAELQNPLPAPVSGTLQYTINGHRVSQKVILKANSVTEVNLADVVLKNPVLWWPNGYGNAHLYASRIQFYTSDNKLSDQQNINVGVREIQTSWNSHTNSREIAVNGQKVFIKGGNWIISDAMLRFTDARYDAEVRFHKDMNLNLIRIWGGAIIERPEFYNACDKYGMLVFQDFWISGDADGKWLDPLKAEDQWTRRKYPDDHQLFLRSAADQVKMVRNHPSLAIWCGGNEITPPEDILLPLRDSIIPKLDGTRWFVEYSNSDKMSLNTLGGNGDGPYGIQQLSTFWQTRTFPFNSEIGSVGVSDYESLKRFIPEKNRVAPQYSVEKNTSKVDSVWDYHKYIGYDASIDPYGKAKDAEDFANKAQLVNYDQYRALMEGFSSHMWDWYTGVIIWKTQNPWTAMRGQMYDYYLDPNACLYGLHSGSEPLHGMYNPITGVVGVINNTFETKRDLMLVVKTHDMKGADSLITQVVIEIQPSSSKNFLPIKTTIDKLAKDEGAFLSIQLLDLNKNVVSSNTYWLPDAEGTYSGLKRMPASQLKISGKRVSSGKVEVTLTNPAKAPVAFFNRLSLINSSTKKRVLPVFYSDNYVSVLPGEQRKIVLDYQPQDAGQQNMLSVSGWNLPEQLLPIAN from the coding sequence TTGGCCATTTTGCTGACTGCAAAAGCACAAACCTCGGTCGAACTGAATAGCGGATGGAAATGTGCTGCTATTAAAGAAGTGAATGTTGACGGAACTGCTATTTCTAAAGCTAACTACAATGTAACCGGGTGGATGGCTGCCACCGTACCTGGAACAGTGTTAACCACCTTGCTGAACAACCATAAAGTGCCCGACCCATTTTATGGCATGAACAATGAGCGGATTAAAGACATATTTTACACCGGGCGCGATTACTATACCTATTGGTTTGTAAACAATTTTAAAGCAGCAACTCCGCAAAGCGGTGGACAGGTTTATTTAAATCTTCGCGGCATCAATTATAGCTGCGATGTTTTTGTAAACGGTCATAAACTCAATTCAAAAACACACTACGGTATGTTTTTGCGTCAATCTTACAACATAACTTCTGTGCTCGATCCATCAGGGAATAATCGTTTGGCGGTGGTAGTTTATCCGCCCGATCCGGTGGGTAATCCCAATGGTGGTCAGGGTGGTGATGGCCGTATTGGTAAAAATGTGGGTTTGCAATATACCGCCGGTTGGGACTGGATACAGCCCATGCGCGACCGCAATACCGGTATATGGGACAAGGTGACTGTTCAAACTACTGGCAAAGTTAAAATCAACAACCCGCATGTTGTTACACTGGTGCCAGGTGTGCGCAAAGTAGGAGGGGTACAGCAACCTGCCATCATCAAGGCTTCTGCCGAGTTGCAAAACCCACTGCCTGCACCGGTTAGCGGCACGCTGCAATATACCATCAACGGTCATCGCGTTAGCCAAAAGGTAATACTTAAAGCCAACTCGGTAACCGAAGTTAACCTGGCTGACGTTGTACTTAAAAACCCGGTTTTGTGGTGGCCAAACGGTTATGGTAACGCTCACTTGTATGCTTCACGAATACAGTTTTATACCAGTGATAACAAACTGTCTGACCAACAAAATATCAATGTAGGCGTTCGCGAAATACAAACCAGTTGGAACAGTCATACTAATAGCCGCGAAATTGCGGTAAATGGCCAGAAAGTGTTTATTAAAGGCGGTAACTGGATTATTTCGGATGCCATGCTGCGCTTTACAGATGCCCGCTACGATGCGGAAGTTCGCTTTCACAAAGACATGAACCTCAATTTAATCAGAATTTGGGGAGGCGCAATTATAGAACGCCCTGAGTTTTATAATGCCTGTGATAAATATGGTATGCTGGTATTTCAGGATTTCTGGATATCTGGAGACGCCGATGGCAAATGGCTCGACCCGTTGAAAGCCGAAGACCAGTGGACCCGCCGTAAATACCCTGATGATCACCAGTTATTTTTGCGTTCGGCTGCCGATCAGGTTAAAATGGTGCGCAATCATCCGTCGTTAGCCATTTGGTGCGGCGGTAACGAAATTACTCCTCCCGAAGATATTTTGTTGCCTTTGCGCGACTCCATCATCCCTAAACTGGATGGCACCCGTTGGTTTGTAGAGTATTCTAACTCTGATAAGATGTCATTAAATACCTTGGGTGGTAATGGCGATGGGCCTTATGGAATACAGCAGCTTTCAACATTCTGGCAAACGCGTACGTTTCCGTTTAATTCCGAAATTGGCTCGGTGGGTGTTAGTGATTACGAGTCGCTAAAACGTTTCATCCCCGAAAAAAACAGGGTGGCCCCGCAATACTCTGTCGAGAAAAATACCTCCAAAGTAGACTCGGTTTGGGATTACCATAAATACATTGGCTATGATGCATCGATTGATCCTTATGGCAAAGCTAAAGACGCGGAGGATTTTGCAAACAAGGCCCAATTGGTAAATTACGACCAGTACCGCGCCCTGATGGAAGGCTTTAGCTCACACATGTGGGACTGGTACACCGGGGTAATCATCTGGAAAACACAAAACCCATGGACAGCTATGCGCGGCCAGATGTACGATTACTACCTGGACCCCAATGCCTGTTTGTATGGACTGCACAGCGGCAGCGAGCCATTGCACGGTATGTATAATCCTATCACCGGCGTGGTAGGCGTGATAAACAATACCTTCGAAACTAAGCGTGATTTGATGCTGGTAGTAAAAACACATGACATGAAAGGAGCCGATAGTTTAATTACCCAGGTGGTAATTGAAATCCAGCCGTCATCAAGCAAAAACTTTTTACCCATTAAAACTACCATTGATAAACTGGCTAAGGATGAAGGCGCTTTTTTATCTATCCAACTATTAGATCTTAATAAAAATGTGGTAAGCAGCAATACTTACTGGCTGCCGGATGCCGAGGGAACCTATTCGGGTTTAAAGCGCATGCCGGCCTCTCAACTTAAAATTTCGGGCAAACGCGTTAGTTCGGGTAAGGTAGAGGTTACCTTAACCAACCCGGCCAAAGCACCGGTGGCATTTTTTAACCGGCTGTCGTTAATAAATAGCAGTACCAAAAAACGGGTATTACCGGTTTTTTATTCCGATAATTACGTCTCGGTTTTACCGGGCGAACAGCGCAAAATTGTTTTAGATTATCAGCCTCAGGATGCCGGCCAGCAGAATATGCTGTCGGTAAGCGGCTGGAATTTGCCTGAGCAACTGTTGCCCATAGCCAACTAA
- the nagB gene encoding glucosamine-6-phosphate deaminase: MARLNLLEETRYEKLPVNVYPNQKEASRRVAQRIAGLIKSKQETGKPAVLGLATGVTPVGVYQELVRLHREEGLSFKNVITFNLDEYYPMQPDSAQSYVTFMNENLFNHIDIDKNNVHIPDGTLDKDAVTAFCVEYERQIEDLGGLDLQILGIGRTGHIGFNEPGSAPNSGTRMVTLDDLTRSDASRDFGGKENVPTKAITMGIGTIFKAREIILMAWSQRKAAIIKKAVEGEISGDVPATYLQLSDHVEFVLDEGAASDLTRFDTPWLVKDCVWTNELRKKAVIWLATTLKKPVLKLTEEDYNSHGMAQLAVEQGPVYNINIDIFNRLQHTITGWPGGKPNADDSQRPERANPAKKRSIVFSPHPDDDVISMGGTFIRLVDQGHDVHVAYQTSGNTAVWDDDVLRYVEFAIDFNKSIGDDAGKLSGIYEDMRSFLEKKRPNQVDTQEIRNVKGFIRKTEAIAGARFAGLPDDHIHFMALPFYESGKTQKNAVGEEDVRLTMELLQAVKPHQVFAAGDFADPHGTHVVCFNIILEALKRLKETEEWVKDCWLWLYRGAWHEFETHEIEMAVPLSPQEVLRKRYAIFKHQSQKDTPVFPGDDAREFWVRAEDRNRETASNYNELGLAEYEAMEAFVRFQF; the protein is encoded by the coding sequence ATGGCACGTTTAAATCTTTTAGAAGAAACCCGGTATGAGAAACTTCCGGTAAATGTTTATCCAAACCAGAAAGAAGCTTCTAGACGGGTAGCGCAAAGAATTGCCGGCCTGATTAAGAGCAAACAAGAAACCGGTAAACCGGCCGTATTGGGCCTGGCTACTGGTGTTACACCGGTTGGGGTATACCAAGAACTGGTAAGACTGCACCGGGAAGAAGGCTTAAGCTTTAAAAATGTAATCACCTTTAATCTGGATGAGTACTACCCGATGCAGCCCGACTCTGCGCAGAGCTACGTCACCTTCATGAACGAAAACCTGTTCAATCATATTGACATCGATAAAAACAACGTTCATATCCCCGATGGTACTTTAGATAAAGATGCAGTAACTGCTTTTTGTGTGGAATATGAACGCCAGATTGAAGATTTAGGCGGTTTAGACCTGCAAATATTAGGTATTGGCCGTACCGGTCACATTGGTTTTAACGAGCCTGGCTCGGCACCTAATTCAGGTACCCGTATGGTAACACTGGACGACCTGACCCGCAGCGATGCCTCGCGTGATTTTGGCGGTAAAGAAAACGTACCTACTAAAGCCATCACCATGGGTATTGGTACTATCTTCAAAGCCCGCGAAATTATATTGATGGCCTGGAGCCAGCGTAAAGCTGCCATTATTAAAAAGGCAGTTGAAGGCGAAATTTCGGGCGACGTACCGGCCACTTACCTTCAGTTATCTGACCATGTTGAGTTTGTGTTGGATGAAGGCGCTGCTTCAGACCTAACCCGCTTTGATACCCCATGGTTGGTAAAAGATTGCGTTTGGACCAATGAACTGAGGAAGAAGGCCGTGATCTGGCTGGCTACAACGCTCAAAAAACCAGTACTTAAACTTACCGAAGAAGATTATAACAGCCATGGCATGGCTCAGTTAGCGGTTGAGCAGGGCCCGGTTTACAACATTAATATTGACATCTTTAACCGTTTACAGCATACCATTACCGGTTGGCCGGGTGGCAAGCCTAATGCCGACGACAGTCAGCGTCCGGAGCGTGCTAATCCTGCTAAAAAGCGCTCCATTGTGTTTTCGCCGCACCCTGATGATGACGTAATTTCGATGGGTGGTACTTTCATCCGTTTGGTTGACCAGGGGCATGACGTGCATGTGGCTTACCAAACTTCGGGTAATACTGCCGTTTGGGATGATGACGTGCTGCGCTACGTTGAGTTTGCTATCGACTTTAACAAAAGTATTGGCGATGATGCCGGTAAATTAAGCGGCATCTACGAAGACATGCGCAGCTTTTTAGAAAAAAAACGTCCTAACCAGGTAGATACCCAGGAAATCAGGAATGTAAAAGGTTTTATCCGTAAAACCGAGGCTATTGCCGGTGCACGTTTTGCCGGTTTACCCGATGATCATATTCACTTTATGGCCCTACCGTTTTACGAATCGGGTAAAACGCAAAAAAACGCAGTAGGTGAGGAAGACGTTCGTTTAACGATGGAATTGTTGCAAGCCGTTAAACCCCACCAGGTTTTTGCCGCAGGTGATTTTGCCGACCCACATGGTACCCACGTAGTTTGCTTTAACATTATTCTGGAAGCGCTAAAACGTTTAAAGGAAACCGAAGAGTGGGTTAAAGACTGCTGGTTGTGGCTGTACCGCGGCGCATGGCACGAGTTTGAAACGCACGAAATTGAAATGGCTGTTCCGCTTTCTCCGCAAGAGGTATTGCGTAAACGTTATGCTATATTTAAGCATCAGTCGCAAAAAGATACGCCGGTATTTCCGGGTGATGACGCCCGCGAGTTTTGGGTACGTGCCGAAGACCGCAACCGCGAAACGGCTTCTAATTACAATGAACTTGGCCTGGCCGAATATGAGGCTATGGAAGCGTTTGTACGCTTTCAGTTCTAG
- a CDS encoding alpha-L-fucosidase, protein MAIQMQGKRLTKALILSALLFAGHAKAQVHETSKKYEAPTDPAVQTKLTHWQDLKFGLFMHWGTYSQWGVVESWSICPEDEGWTQRKGPYSATYNGYKQAYENLQKSFNPVRFNPEKWVAAAKNAGMKYVVFTTKHHDGFAMFDTKQSDYKITDSKSPFATNPRANVTKEIFNAFRKENFMIGAYFSKPDWHSPDYWWPYFPPKDRNVNYDPAKYPERWNKFKDFTYNQIQELMTGYGSVDILWLDGGWVRPKATIDTAIDWQRGIKFNQDIDMPKIAAMARKHQPGLIVVDRTVPGQYENYTTPEQQVPNKPEGFPWESCITMGNSWSYVPGDHYKSTHDIVQLLVKIVSRGGNLLMNIGPGPDGDWDPEAYKRLAGIGAWMKINGEGIYNSQAIAPYSENNVFYTQAKNKSAVYAYVLGDKEDVKLPATLEFKISDPKKVKKVSLLGSSQKIQWQQQGGAVKVTVPSSLRDGSGLKQAATFKLAYN, encoded by the coding sequence ATGGCGATACAAATGCAGGGCAAGCGGTTAACTAAGGCACTTATCTTATCAGCATTGCTGTTTGCCGGCCACGCTAAAGCGCAGGTACACGAAACTTCAAAAAAATATGAAGCTCCTACAGACCCGGCTGTTCAAACCAAACTTACACACTGGCAAGATCTTAAATTTGGTTTATTTATGCACTGGGGTACCTACTCGCAATGGGGCGTGGTTGAAAGTTGGAGTATTTGCCCCGAGGATGAAGGCTGGACCCAACGCAAAGGTCCGTATAGTGCTACCTATAACGGATACAAGCAGGCTTACGAAAATCTTCAAAAATCTTTTAACCCAGTTAGATTTAATCCCGAAAAGTGGGTGGCCGCCGCTAAAAATGCCGGAATGAAATATGTAGTGTTTACCACTAAGCACCATGACGGTTTTGCCATGTTTGACACTAAACAGTCAGACTACAAGATCACCGACTCTAAATCGCCGTTTGCAACCAATCCTCGTGCAAACGTTACTAAGGAAATTTTTAACGCCTTCAGGAAAGAAAACTTTATGATCGGTGCTTATTTTTCTAAGCCCGACTGGCATTCACCCGACTATTGGTGGCCGTACTTTCCGCCTAAAGACCGCAACGTAAATTACGACCCGGCTAAATACCCGGAGCGCTGGAACAAGTTTAAAGATTTTACCTACAACCAAATCCAGGAGCTGATGACTGGTTACGGCAGTGTAGATATTTTGTGGCTGGATGGCGGATGGGTAAGACCTAAAGCTACTATTGATACGGCTATTGATTGGCAACGCGGTATTAAGTTTAACCAGGATATTGATATGCCTAAAATTGCGGCCATGGCGCGTAAGCACCAGCCTGGGTTAATTGTAGTAGACCGTACGGTGCCTGGGCAGTATGAAAATTACACCACTCCAGAGCAGCAGGTACCCAACAAGCCGGAAGGTTTCCCTTGGGAAAGCTGTATCACTATGGGCAACTCCTGGAGCTATGTACCAGGCGACCATTATAAATCAACCCACGATATTGTGCAGTTGCTGGTTAAAATCGTGTCGCGCGGTGGTAACCTGTTGATGAATATCGGCCCAGGCCCTGATGGTGACTGGGACCCCGAGGCCTACAAACGCCTGGCCGGTATAGGTGCCTGGATGAAAATTAATGGCGAGGGCATTTATAACTCACAAGCCATTGCACCTTACTCAGAAAATAATGTGTTTTACACACAAGCAAAAAATAAATCGGCTGTATATGCTTATGTGCTTGGCGACAAAGAGGATGTAAAACTGCCGGCTACGCTGGAGTTTAAAATAAGCGATCCTAAAAAAGTAAAAAAAGTCAGCCTGTTAGGCTCGTCGCAAAAGATACAGTGGCAGCAGCAGGGTGGTGCTGTTAAGGTAACTGTACCTTCAAGTCTTCGCGATGGTAGCGGTTTAAAACAGGCCGCAACTTTTAAACTGGCTTACAACTAA
- a CDS encoding glycoside hydrolase family 125 protein: MKRSAFIRNAGLLTAGVVVNKTVLAAFDERISLRPPVGKRNFTSTAVEDAIKQFKAKVTNKELAWMFENCFPNTLDTTVFHSVSNGKPDTYVITGDIDAMWLRDSSAQVWPYLTFIKKDKKLQQMVAGVLNRQMQCVHKDPYANAFYKDENKESEWKTDHTDMKTGVHERKWEIDSLCYPLRLSYHYWKNTGDTTPFDEHWKQGVKTILSTFKEQQRKTGRGSYHFQRDTNKPTDTLPMEGYGFPAKPNGLICSMFRPSDDATIYPYLIPSNFFAVVSLKQTAEILKTLNESPLAAELLSLATEVEQAIQKHGIVNHPYAGKVYAFEVDGLGNANMMDDANIPSLMALPYLDAISVTDPIYQNTRKFALSEYNPYFYKSSIAEGIGGPHVGKDGMIWPLSIISRGLTSTNDQEIKNCIKMLLATHAGKGFMHESFNKNNPADFTRSWFAWANTIFGEFLWKTYQQKPQLLNS, from the coding sequence ATGAAAAGAAGTGCTTTTATCCGTAATGCAGGATTACTTACTGCCGGAGTAGTTGTAAATAAAACCGTGCTGGCTGCTTTTGACGAGCGCATTAGCCTGCGCCCGCCTGTGGGTAAGCGTAATTTTACCAGCACCGCCGTTGAGGATGCCATCAAGCAGTTTAAAGCTAAAGTCACCAATAAAGAGTTGGCCTGGATGTTTGAGAACTGTTTCCCAAACACGCTGGATACAACCGTTTTTCACTCGGTGAGTAATGGCAAGCCCGATACCTATGTTATTACCGGCGATATTGATGCCATGTGGCTGCGCGACAGTTCGGCCCAGGTTTGGCCGTACCTTACCTTCATCAAAAAAGATAAAAAATTGCAGCAAATGGTAGCTGGTGTGCTTAACCGCCAGATGCAGTGCGTTCACAAAGACCCTTATGCCAATGCTTTTTATAAAGACGAGAATAAGGAGAGCGAATGGAAAACCGATCATACCGACATGAAGACCGGCGTACACGAGCGCAAATGGGAAATAGATTCGTTGTGTTATCCGCTACGCCTGTCTTACCACTATTGGAAAAACACCGGCGACACGACGCCTTTTGACGAACACTGGAAGCAGGGCGTAAAGACCATTTTAAGCACATTTAAAGAGCAGCAACGCAAAACAGGTCGTGGCAGCTACCATTTTCAGCGCGATACCAACAAGCCTACCGATACCTTGCCGATGGAAGGCTATGGCTTTCCGGCAAAGCCTAACGGGCTGATCTGTTCTATGTTTCGTCCGAGTGATGATGCTACGATTTATCCTTACCTGATACCGTCTAACTTTTTTGCCGTGGTAAGCTTAAAGCAAACTGCCGAGATATTGAAGACGTTGAATGAAAGCCCACTGGCAGCCGAATTATTAAGTTTAGCCACCGAGGTTGAGCAGGCCATACAAAAACACGGCATTGTTAACCACCCTTATGCAGGCAAAGTCTACGCTTTTGAGGTGGATGGTTTGGGCAATGCCAACATGATGGATGATGCCAACATCCCAAGCTTAATGGCTTTGCCTTATCTGGATGCCATATCCGTAACAGACCCCATTTATCAAAATACCCGCAAGTTTGCGCTGTCAGAATATAATCCGTATTTCTATAAAAGCTCCATTGCCGAAGGCATCGGCGGTCCGCACGTGGGTAAAGATGGCATGATTTGGCCGCTGAGCATCATCAGCCGCGGCTTAACCAGTACCAACGACCAGGAGATTAAAAATTGTATTAAAATGCTGCTGGCTACCCATGCCGGCAAAGGCTTTATGCACGAGTCGTTCAATAAAAACAACCCGGCCGATTTTACCCGCAGTTGGTTTGCCTGGGCCAACACCATTTTTGGCGAATTTTTATGGAAAACCTATCAGCAGAAGCCGCAACTATTAAACAGCTAA